One part of the Bdellovibrio bacteriovorus genome encodes these proteins:
- a CDS encoding DUF7844 domain-containing protein: protein MNKAGLIVAAMLMASSAHASFSYSLTEGPSDKQFRQNAQILLKQAEQLLPASIKSQFKKPLEVRFESLKENGDHALGKLSWGKVRIDLKAVAEIRRGENNATRINRTHKTFYREILATVVHETIHAYDKLNVHDADESRMIRICKEEKDDRQNNQTSPECRPYENMYRSYSQNPYFTMIAGFVDSDESWMKHRSPDIYELTSAFESFPVNMEYFLMDPDYACRRPSLYHLFRSKFNHTPFPNSRCQVPLNYVIPDFKGKDSPLRSIDPSRIYQVHYLLAAEGEAMMSGWGHSMFRLVMCAPERKEVGPDCLKDLDQHIVLSYRAFVNSIQINTLKGLTGDYPSRLFLVPMHQVIEEYTKTELRDLRSVPMNLSRDEIRQFVTRTIETHWSYDGRYYFTSNNCAVESLNLMKGSLFRPELIYLQTKTPIGLEKDLLRLKIADNRVFANRTQAINTGYLFDSYRDRYEMSFKVLKNTIGVNQKDFRELLALTAAQRGSLYSRINKLEGKTRRKAAAAIVLLENGAHRFLTAAIKADLTQHVIREEKQAAKRGETTRQKEIVTALTEISDMFSQPAAFLKGADGYGLPTEQDWEQVQRLSSHKQSQGSDIYDEVQKNVESLINSAQMKEIEAIKKNVEFALSFMRSI, encoded by the coding sequence ATGAACAAAGCAGGATTGATTGTCGCCGCGATGCTGATGGCTTCCAGCGCTCATGCTTCATTCAGTTACTCTTTGACTGAGGGACCTTCTGACAAACAGTTCAGACAAAACGCCCAGATCCTGCTAAAACAAGCAGAACAACTGCTGCCGGCTTCGATCAAATCCCAATTCAAAAAACCACTGGAAGTCCGATTTGAAAGCTTAAAAGAAAACGGCGATCACGCCTTGGGAAAACTGTCCTGGGGCAAGGTGCGCATTGATTTGAAGGCCGTGGCAGAAATCCGCCGTGGTGAAAACAACGCCACCCGCATCAACCGCACTCATAAAACCTTCTATCGTGAGATTCTGGCCACAGTGGTTCACGAAACCATTCACGCCTATGACAAACTGAATGTGCATGATGCCGATGAATCCCGCATGATCCGCATCTGCAAAGAAGAAAAAGACGATCGCCAGAACAACCAGACCAGCCCCGAGTGCCGTCCTTACGAAAACATGTATCGCAGTTATTCGCAGAATCCTTATTTCACGATGATCGCAGGTTTTGTCGACAGTGATGAATCGTGGATGAAACACCGCAGTCCTGACATCTATGAGCTGACCAGCGCCTTTGAGTCCTTCCCGGTGAACATGGAATACTTCCTGATGGACCCGGACTATGCCTGCCGTCGGCCTTCGCTGTATCACCTGTTCCGTTCCAAATTCAATCACACACCATTCCCGAACAGTCGCTGTCAGGTGCCTTTGAACTATGTGATTCCAGACTTTAAAGGCAAAGACAGCCCTCTTCGCAGTATCGATCCAAGCCGCATCTATCAGGTTCATTATCTGCTGGCGGCCGAGGGCGAAGCCATGATGAGCGGCTGGGGTCATTCCATGTTCCGTCTGGTGATGTGTGCTCCGGAAAGAAAAGAGGTCGGTCCTGACTGCCTGAAAGATCTGGATCAGCACATCGTGCTTTCTTACCGCGCCTTTGTGAACAGCATTCAAATCAACACCCTTAAAGGTCTGACCGGGGACTATCCATCCCGTCTGTTCCTGGTGCCGATGCATCAGGTGATCGAGGAATACACCAAGACCGAGCTGCGCGATCTTCGAAGTGTGCCGATGAATCTTTCCCGTGATGAAATCCGTCAGTTCGTGACCCGCACAATCGAAACACACTGGTCTTACGATGGCCGCTACTATTTCACCTCGAACAACTGCGCGGTGGAATCACTGAACCTGATGAAGGGTTCTTTGTTCCGTCCCGAGCTGATCTATCTTCAAACCAAAACCCCGATTGGTCTTGAAAAGGATCTGTTGCGTCTGAAGATTGCCGATAACCGCGTTTTTGCCAACCGCACTCAGGCCATCAACACCGGCTACCTGTTTGATTCTTACCGTGACCGTTATGAAATGAGCTTCAAGGTTCTGAAAAACACCATTGGAGTTAATCAAAAAGATTTCCGCGAGCTGCTAGCCCTGACGGCTGCCCAGCGTGGCAGTCTGTATTCCCGCATCAACAAGCTGGAAGGCAAAACCCGCCGTAAAGCTGCGGCCGCTATTGTATTGCTGGAAAACGGTGCTCACCGCTTCCTGACGGCGGCGATCAAGGCGGATCTGACCCAGCATGTGATCAGAGAAGAAAAACAAGCCGCCAAACGTGGCGAGACCACCCGCCAGAAAGAAATCGTGACCGCGCTGACTGAGATCAGCGACATGTTCTCGCAACCAGCGGCCTTCCTGAAGGGTGCGGATGGTTACGGTTTGCCAACTGAACAAGACTGGGAACAGGTTCAGCGTCTTTCCTCGCACAAACAAAGCCAGGGATCTGACATCTATGATGAAGTGCAAAAGAATGTGGAAAGCCTGATCAACTCGGCTCAGATGAAAGAAATTGAAGCTATTAAAAAGAACGTGGAATTTGCGCTTAGCTTTATGCGCTCCATTTAA
- a CDS encoding DUF2388 domain-containing protein: MKKSVIVALLLSATMAQATEISQVYSASVTSTVDSILAIPLMTTGGVVATSASISGQTLKLVVEAKEDAATMVASDGAIRGVSFQKAVEAIRAENPKLQASDLEIAEGILKM; encoded by the coding sequence ATGAAAAAGTCCGTTATCGTTGCGTTGTTGTTGTCCGCTACTATGGCTCAAGCTACTGAGATTTCTCAGGTATACTCTGCTTCTGTGACTTCCACAGTAGACTCCATCCTGGCGATTCCATTGATGACTACAGGTGGTGTTGTAGCGACATCGGCTTCTATCTCTGGTCAGACTTTGAAACTTGTTGTTGAAGCTAAAGAAGATGCCGCAACGATGGTTGCTTCTGATGGCGCTATCCGTGGCGTCTCTTTCCAAAAAGCTGTGGAAGCAATCCGCGCTGAAAACCCAAAACTTCAGGCTTCCGATCTTGAGATCGCTGAAGGCATCTTGAAGATGTAA
- a CDS encoding cytochrome c has protein sequence MTKFFFLLTLISATAFAQSEPDWTAGVAVPPGGRSNIYSWNDFDFQTSQNKGKIHAQVYPVTVTGMLPPYEPVRRLIEEKNSNPLRKWIQSLMKGISGFKNFEDVLENLGLHKYPLENERGVYAVPYPDEIRPDTLMGFGLIERNGAEGFTFSCAACHSSNLFGKTVLGMTNRFPRANEFFIKAKKVMPLMDPHIFQAYTRATDAETALLVESKERLKSVALKQPIALGLDTSLAQVSLSLNRRAKDGYANYSDKAARSPRADAYLDDKPADSKPAVWWNVKYKNRWLSDGSVLSGNPIFTNLIWNEIGRGADLHELEQWLAENDHVIKELTTAVFASEAPHITDFYPAEKIDLGRAKAGEQIFKNNCAKCHGNYEKAWNLPHALVLSPAERLKTVEVRYKEKTPVVNVGTDPYRRQGMKSLEQLNDLEISKKNGIVIKAQEGYVPPPLVGIWARWPYMHNNSIPNLCVLLTPAKKRPSIYYSGEALNKDTDYDFACGGYPIGDKTPKAWKTREHLYDTRKAGMGNMGHDEGIFIKDGKEILSAEDKYNLIQFLQTL, from the coding sequence ATGACGAAGTTCTTTTTCCTTCTGACCCTGATCTCCGCAACGGCTTTTGCCCAATCCGAACCCGACTGGACTGCAGGAGTTGCCGTCCCTCCGGGTGGGAGATCCAACATATACTCGTGGAACGATTTCGATTTCCAGACGTCTCAAAATAAGGGAAAGATCCACGCCCAAGTCTATCCGGTCACCGTCACCGGGATGTTGCCCCCTTATGAACCCGTGCGCCGCCTGATCGAGGAAAAGAACAGCAATCCTTTGCGCAAGTGGATTCAAAGCCTGATGAAGGGAATCAGCGGATTCAAAAATTTTGAAGATGTTTTAGAAAACCTCGGCCTGCACAAGTACCCGCTTGAAAACGAGCGCGGGGTTTATGCTGTTCCCTATCCAGACGAAATTCGCCCCGACACCCTGATGGGTTTTGGATTGATTGAACGAAACGGCGCCGAAGGCTTCACGTTCAGCTGTGCGGCCTGCCATTCATCGAACCTGTTTGGCAAAACTGTCCTGGGCATGACCAACCGATTCCCACGCGCGAATGAATTCTTCATCAAGGCCAAGAAAGTCATGCCTTTGATGGATCCCCACATCTTTCAGGCGTACACCCGCGCCACCGATGCGGAAACCGCCCTGCTGGTGGAATCCAAAGAGCGCCTGAAGTCCGTCGCCCTGAAGCAGCCGATTGCACTGGGCTTGGATACGTCTTTGGCGCAGGTCAGTCTGTCGCTGAATCGTCGTGCGAAAGACGGCTACGCCAACTACAGCGACAAAGCCGCAAGATCGCCGCGTGCCGATGCCTATCTTGATGACAAGCCTGCAGATTCAAAACCTGCCGTCTGGTGGAATGTAAAATACAAAAACCGCTGGCTGTCAGACGGAAGTGTTCTTAGCGGAAATCCCATTTTCACCAATTTGATCTGGAATGAAATCGGCCGCGGTGCCGACTTGCACGAACTGGAACAGTGGCTGGCGGAAAATGATCATGTGATCAAAGAGCTGACCACGGCCGTTTTTGCTTCGGAAGCCCCGCACATCACTGACTTTTATCCGGCGGAAAAAATTGATCTGGGTCGCGCCAAAGCGGGCGAACAGATCTTTAAAAACAACTGCGCCAAGTGCCACGGGAACTATGAAAAAGCCTGGAACCTGCCACATGCCCTGGTGCTGTCGCCCGCGGAGCGCCTGAAAACAGTGGAAGTCCGCTACAAAGAAAAAACCCCGGTGGTGAATGTTGGCACGGATCCCTACCGCCGTCAGGGGATGAAGTCTTTGGAACAACTGAATGACCTTGAGATCTCCAAAAAGAACGGCATCGTGATCAAAGCGCAGGAAGGCTATGTGCCACCACCACTGGTGGGCATCTGGGCCCGATGGCCGTACATGCACAACAACTCGATTCCGAATCTGTGTGTCCTGCTGACTCCGGCAAAGAAGCGTCCGTCGATTTATTACTCCGGCGAAGCGCTGAACAAAGACACCGACTATGACTTCGCCTGCGGTGGCTACCCGATAGGCGACAAAACACCGAAAGCGTGGAAGACACGCGAGCATTTGTACGACACAAGAAAAGCCGGCATGGGCAACATGGGCCACGATGAAGGCATCTTCATCAAAGATGGAAAAGAAATTCTTTCCGCCGAAGACAAATACAATCTGATTCAATTCCTGCAGACACTCTAA
- a CDS encoding KH domain-containing protein, giving the protein MGAESVKVIKVVRSSSTSRVDSGAAPLADNITEIREKAREFLLSALQMLAPEAEGIGVDIVIGEKTTQYVVSCPKEAIGRVIGQRGATIMSLRQVLGAIMGAAGARAVIEIPYYPADK; this is encoded by the coding sequence ATGGGTGCCGAGTCCGTTAAAGTGATTAAAGTAGTGCGTTCCTCTTCAACATCGCGAGTTGATTCCGGGGCTGCGCCATTAGCCGACAATATTACCGAGATTCGTGAAAAAGCCCGTGAGTTCTTGCTATCGGCTTTGCAGATGCTGGCGCCTGAGGCTGAAGGTATCGGTGTGGATATTGTCATTGGAGAAAAAACCACCCAGTACGTCGTGAGTTGTCCGAAAGAAGCCATTGGCCGTGTGATCGGTCAACGGGGTGCCACGATCATGTCCTTGCGCCAGGTTCTGGGTGCGATCATGGGGGCGGCCGGAGCCCGCGCCGTGATTGAAATTCCCTACTATCCTGCCGACAAATAA
- a CDS encoding beta-sandwich domain-containing protein → MKRSGLATLMALLSLTHNAARAEIIVDLPFPGEFEGDVVTTPATPPAPPAEDTTQSQTTAPAAPTAPVQTEFKGELSITSMSRKSGGATYKIDLQRSAVLNRLELIVEVNKLKIHSASLITERGQQIAVREFRDSRVLSTWESLTSENLNLSDRVVSLELVAESYGGAANIRLRAIGATEVPRLALQSVVEPVAATPTAPPAPSNPVVPVRNEPSVQNSTPSAIAKGAKIVYSGSYVGTITQILGGGKVRVTLDGYSGTHDVDLREIATQTACLDGLCGGYNILYSNSYSGVIKEVFANKKARVVLDGYSGLHIVNLSELAKSVDCHQNFCINRQVLYSNSYDATIKKLFTNGKAQVVLSGYSGLHIVNISELANSIQCLRELCAGDSVMYNNTTKAKILKVYSNNKVQVTIEGYSGTHMINVSEISRPTRCLDGVCAGDSLMYDRTMEAKVIEVYNNRQALITIEGYNGTHTVAISTLSKKVTCASGICAGDQLMYDFTMKAKVLKVFSHGQALITIEGYNGTHTVSLQSLTKPVTCSKGICAGDRVTYDRSYTGKVISVFGNGTAQVTLNGYSGTHNVSLNSLVKMR, encoded by the coding sequence ATGAAACGTTCTGGTTTGGCCACTTTGATGGCCCTGTTGTCTTTGACTCACAATGCAGCCCGCGCTGAAATCATCGTCGATTTGCCTTTCCCAGGCGAATTCGAAGGCGATGTCGTCACAACACCCGCAACGCCTCCTGCCCCGCCAGCGGAAGACACCACTCAAAGCCAGACAACAGCACCGGCGGCACCGACAGCACCTGTTCAGACAGAGTTTAAAGGTGAACTTTCCATCACCTCGATGTCGCGCAAATCCGGCGGCGCCACTTATAAGATTGATCTGCAGCGCTCTGCGGTCCTGAACCGCCTGGAACTGATCGTAGAGGTCAACAAACTGAAAATCCATTCTGCATCGCTCATCACCGAGCGTGGTCAGCAGATTGCCGTGCGTGAATTCAGAGACAGCCGCGTGCTTTCCACTTGGGAATCACTGACGTCTGAAAATCTGAATCTGTCCGACCGCGTTGTTTCCCTCGAACTGGTTGCTGAATCCTATGGTGGGGCTGCGAATATCCGTCTGCGCGCCATTGGTGCGACCGAGGTTCCTCGCCTGGCACTGCAAAGTGTTGTCGAGCCTGTGGCTGCCACTCCGACGGCTCCTCCGGCACCTTCCAATCCTGTTGTTCCTGTGCGCAACGAACCTTCGGTACAAAACAGCACTCCGTCAGCCATCGCCAAGGGCGCCAAGATCGTCTACTCCGGCTCTTACGTCGGTACGATCACGCAAATTTTAGGCGGCGGAAAAGTGCGTGTGACGTTGGATGGTTACAGCGGCACTCATGATGTGGATTTGCGTGAAATCGCCACTCAAACGGCGTGTTTGGATGGACTTTGCGGTGGATACAACATTCTTTATTCTAATAGCTATAGTGGCGTAATTAAAGAAGTCTTTGCGAACAAAAAAGCCCGCGTGGTGCTGGATGGTTATTCCGGTTTGCACATTGTGAATTTGAGCGAACTTGCCAAATCCGTCGACTGCCACCAGAACTTCTGTATCAATCGCCAGGTGCTTTATAGCAATTCCTACGATGCAACTATCAAAAAACTCTTCACCAATGGCAAAGCTCAAGTGGTGCTGAGTGGCTATTCCGGCCTCCATATCGTGAATATTTCAGAGCTTGCCAATTCCATCCAGTGCCTGCGTGAGCTGTGTGCTGGCGATTCTGTGATGTACAACAACACCACGAAGGCGAAGATCCTGAAAGTTTATTCCAACAACAAGGTGCAGGTGACCATCGAAGGCTATTCCGGCACTCACATGATCAATGTGTCTGAAATCTCCCGTCCCACCCGCTGCCTTGACGGTGTTTGTGCAGGCGATTCCCTGATGTACGATCGCACAATGGAAGCCAAGGTCATCGAGGTTTACAACAACCGCCAGGCCCTGATCACAATTGAAGGTTATAATGGCACTCACACAGTGGCTATCAGCACCTTGAGCAAAAAAGTCACTTGCGCCAGCGGCATCTGTGCTGGCGATCAGTTGATGTATGATTTCACCATGAAAGCCAAGGTTCTGAAGGTCTTCAGTCATGGCCAGGCCTTGATCACGATTGAAGGTTACAACGGCACTCACACCGTGTCCCTGCAAAGTTTGACTAAGCCTGTGACTTGCTCCAAAGGCATTTGTGCTGGTGACCGCGTGACATATGATCGCAGCTACACCGGCAAAGTGATTTCCGTGTTCGGCAATGGCACTGCCCAGGTGACCCTGAACGGTTACTCAGGCACTCACAATGTCAGCCTGAACAGTCTGGTAAAAATGAGATAA
- the sucD gene encoding succinate--CoA ligase subunit alpha, protein MAILINKNTKVICQGFTGAQGTFHSEQALAYGTKMVGGVTPGKGGTTHIGLPVFNTVKEAKAATGCNASVIFVPPPFAADSIMEAVDADLDLVICITEGIPVLDMVKVKEYMKGKRTRLVGPNCPGVITPGECKIGIMPGHIHKPGRIGVLSRSGTLTYEAVGQLTALGIGQSTCVGIGGDPVNGTNFIDVLKLFNEDPDTDGVIMIGEIGGTAEEEAAEYIKAHFKKPVTAFIAGAAAPAGKRMGHAGAIISGGKGTAEAKFKALEAAGCKISRSPADMGTTMQSMLKK, encoded by the coding sequence ATGGCAATTCTTATTAACAAAAACACAAAAGTAATCTGCCAAGGTTTCACTGGTGCTCAAGGGACTTTCCACTCTGAGCAGGCATTGGCATACGGAACTAAAATGGTTGGTGGTGTGACTCCGGGTAAAGGGGGCACAACTCACATCGGTCTTCCGGTGTTCAACACCGTGAAAGAAGCCAAAGCAGCCACGGGTTGCAACGCTTCCGTGATCTTCGTTCCACCTCCATTCGCTGCGGACTCCATCATGGAAGCAGTTGATGCGGATCTGGATCTTGTAATCTGTATCACTGAAGGCATTCCCGTTTTGGACATGGTGAAAGTGAAAGAATACATGAAGGGTAAACGCACTCGTTTGGTAGGTCCTAACTGCCCGGGCGTTATCACTCCAGGTGAATGCAAAATCGGTATCATGCCTGGCCACATTCATAAACCAGGCCGTATCGGCGTTCTTTCCCGCTCTGGTACATTGACTTACGAAGCTGTGGGTCAGTTGACGGCACTTGGTATCGGCCAATCCACTTGCGTGGGTATCGGTGGTGACCCGGTGAACGGCACAAACTTCATCGACGTTTTGAAATTGTTCAATGAAGATCCAGATACAGACGGCGTTATCATGATTGGTGAAATCGGTGGTACGGCTGAAGAAGAAGCTGCAGAGTACATCAAAGCTCACTTCAAAAAGCCAGTGACGGCGTTCATCGCGGGTGCTGCGGCTCCGGCTGGTAAACGTATGGGTCACGCTGGTGCAATCATCAGCGGCGGCAAAGGCACAGCTGAAGCGAAGTTCAAAGCGCTTGAAGCTGCAGGTTGCAAAATCTCCCGTTCCCCAGCGGACATGGGCACGACAATGCAATCCATGCTGAAAAAGTAG
- the sucC gene encoding ADP-forming succinate--CoA ligase subunit beta, with protein MNIHEYQAKEVLRKFGVATLKGKLAHSPEEAVAAAKEIGGSVWVVKAQIHAGGRGKGGGVKVAKSLDEVSEYTKKMIGMTLVTHQTGPEGKVVQKVFIEQGCNIAKEYYVACLIDRATGRAAMMASSEGGMDIEEVAEHNPDAIKKVDIDPTVGLMPFQARELAFQIGMEPAIVNKAVKFFAGLYNAFVATDCSIAEINPLVVTKEGDVLCLDAKMNFDSNSLFRHPDIVEMRDLNEEEPSEIEASKFDLAFIKLDGNIGCLVNGAGLAMATLDIIKLHGAEPANFLDVGGGANKEKVTEAFKIILKDKNVKGILVNIFGGIMKCDIIAEGVIAASKELGLKVPLVVRLEGTNVELGKKMLKESGLNITPADNLTDAAKKIVAAIKG; from the coding sequence ATGAATATTCATGAGTATCAGGCTAAAGAAGTCTTGAGAAAGTTCGGAGTGGCTACGCTGAAAGGCAAACTTGCTCACTCTCCTGAAGAGGCCGTTGCTGCGGCAAAAGAAATCGGCGGAAGCGTTTGGGTTGTTAAGGCCCAAATCCACGCTGGTGGTCGCGGTAAAGGCGGCGGTGTTAAAGTTGCCAAGTCCCTGGACGAAGTTTCTGAATACACCAAGAAAATGATCGGCATGACTTTGGTGACTCACCAAACAGGCCCTGAAGGCAAAGTTGTTCAAAAAGTCTTCATCGAACAAGGCTGCAACATCGCAAAAGAATACTACGTTGCGTGCCTGATCGACCGTGCTACGGGCAGAGCCGCTATGATGGCTTCTTCCGAAGGTGGTATGGATATCGAGGAAGTTGCTGAACACAATCCAGACGCGATCAAAAAAGTCGACATCGATCCAACTGTGGGTCTGATGCCGTTCCAGGCTCGCGAACTGGCTTTCCAAATCGGTATGGAACCAGCAATCGTGAACAAAGCGGTGAAATTCTTCGCCGGTCTTTACAACGCATTCGTTGCCACGGACTGCTCTATCGCGGAAATCAACCCATTGGTTGTGACTAAAGAAGGTGACGTTCTTTGCTTGGATGCAAAAATGAACTTCGACTCCAACTCTTTGTTCCGTCATCCAGACATCGTTGAGATGCGTGACCTGAACGAAGAAGAGCCTTCTGAAATCGAAGCTTCCAAGTTCGATCTGGCGTTCATCAAGCTTGACGGTAACATCGGCTGCCTTGTGAACGGTGCGGGTCTGGCGATGGCGACTTTGGACATCATCAAATTGCACGGTGCTGAACCTGCAAACTTCCTGGATGTTGGCGGCGGCGCCAACAAAGAGAAAGTGACTGAGGCGTTCAAAATCATCCTGAAAGACAAAAACGTAAAGGGCATCCTGGTTAACATCTTCGGTGGTATCATGAAATGTGACATCATCGCAGAAGGTGTGATCGCGGCGTCCAAAGAATTGGGCCTGAAAGTTCCATTGGTTGTTCGCCTTGAAGGTACAAACGTGGAATTGGGTAAAAAGATGTTGAAAGAATCTGGTTTGAACATCACTCCAGCCGACAACCTGACTGATGCAGCTAAAAAGATCGTTGCTGCGATTAAAGGATAA
- a CDS encoding ABC transporter ATP-binding protein: MSIISLKDVTVAFDDLVVLKSINLEIQAGESFVIVGPSGQGKTTLLKTMSGLVSPRNGKVFVEQKDWSTLSNKERLPLLKKVGILFQKNALFDSLTCVQNISFPLRETTALSDWEITKKAEYFLDAVGIPHARDLYPDEISGGMQKRLGIARALALDPEIIFYDDPTAGLDPITSRKIIDLIMTLKKEKGSTVVAITNDMNRAFQMADRIGMVVDQELLITGTPEETKNHTDPRVHQFIRGLLSGPLTTANV, from the coding sequence ATGAGCATCATCAGCCTGAAAGACGTGACAGTGGCCTTTGACGACCTGGTGGTGTTGAAGTCCATCAACCTGGAAATTCAGGCGGGCGAATCATTTGTGATTGTCGGACCCAGCGGGCAGGGTAAAACAACTTTGCTCAAGACCATGTCAGGCTTGGTAAGTCCCCGTAATGGCAAAGTATTTGTTGAACAAAAGGACTGGTCGACGCTAAGCAATAAAGAGCGTCTTCCGCTGCTTAAAAAGGTCGGGATTCTGTTTCAGAAAAACGCCCTTTTTGATTCCCTGACTTGTGTTCAAAATATCAGCTTTCCGTTGCGCGAAACCACAGCGTTGTCGGACTGGGAAATAACAAAAAAAGCAGAGTATTTCTTGGATGCTGTCGGCATTCCTCATGCCCGCGATTTGTATCCGGATGAAATCAGCGGCGGGATGCAAAAGCGCCTGGGAATCGCCCGGGCACTGGCTTTGGATCCCGAGATCATTTTCTATGATGACCCAACCGCAGGCCTTGATCCGATCACTTCGCGCAAGATCATCGATCTGATCATGACGTTGAAAAAAGAAAAAGGATCTACGGTTGTTGCGATCACCAACGACATGAATCGCGCTTTTCAAATGGCGGATCGAATCGGCATGGTGGTGGATCAGGAACTGCTTATCACCGGAACACCTGAAGAAACAAAGAATCACACCGATCCACGCGTGCATCAGTTCATTCGCGGATTACTTTCCGGCCCTCTCACCACAGCTAACGTCTAG
- a CDS encoding ABC transporter ATP-binding protein produces MIEFKNLVKRFGTRTVLNGLNLKIREGEIIFILGTSGTGKSVLLKNIVGLLTPDEGEIWIDDEEVSKFSEEQYLPIRKKCGMVFQHPALFDSLTIYENVAFGLRRHYQLSEEVIQAKVSKALRLVNLHGVEQKRPGQISYGMQKRVSLARTVALEPRILLFDEPTTGLDPVTTTAVNQLILDLSRELKTTSLVVSHDMNCALSIADRIVVLDKGNIVALGTPEELKKSNQPLVKDFLAEVLEA; encoded by the coding sequence GTGATTGAGTTCAAAAACCTCGTGAAAAGATTCGGTACAAGGACAGTACTCAACGGATTAAATCTGAAAATCCGCGAGGGCGAGATCATCTTTATTCTGGGGACATCTGGGACAGGAAAATCCGTTCTTTTGAAAAACATCGTGGGTCTGCTGACTCCGGATGAAGGCGAAATCTGGATCGACGATGAAGAGGTCTCTAAATTCTCTGAAGAACAATATCTTCCTATCCGCAAAAAATGCGGCATGGTCTTTCAGCATCCGGCCCTTTTTGATTCCCTGACAATTTACGAAAATGTAGCCTTCGGGCTTCGCCGTCACTATCAACTGTCTGAAGAAGTCATTCAGGCAAAGGTTTCAAAGGCCCTGCGCCTGGTGAATTTGCACGGGGTGGAACAAAAACGTCCCGGCCAGATTTCTTACGGAATGCAAAAGCGCGTGAGCCTTGCCAGGACCGTGGCCCTTGAACCAAGAATTTTGCTTTTTGATGAGCCCACCACCGGACTTGATCCCGTCACGACAACGGCGGTGAATCAGTTGATTCTGGATCTTTCCCGAGAATTGAAAACAACTTCCCTGGTGGTCAGCCACGATATGAATTGTGCGCTTTCCATTGCCGATCGCATTGTCGTTCTGGACAAGGGAAATATTGTGGCCTTGGGTACTCCGGAAGAATTGAAAAAGTCAAATCAGCCACTGGTGAAAGACTTCCTGGCGGAGGTTTTAGAGGCATGA
- a CDS encoding MlaE family ABC transporter permease: MSMITSFLDQVGATLLFLQKILRTMMFKKLKTHEIFEQIWKVTVDSFPTTAMAGFFVGAIMTVQFAMQVKEFGALGYLGALATSATFREVGPLLIAFMLSGKVGAFTSAELGTMKVTEQIDAVRCLGADPIQEIIVPRFVGIIVSSFFLLAAGLMMSVFGGMLLGELFAGVNYEEYLRHVPLIVSPVSILSGLVKCGTFAVVLATICTYQGYSTTGGAKGVGRAVVATAVTTMICIVVMDWMTSFIGDIILTMVRGFRP; this comes from the coding sequence ATGAGTATGATCACCTCGTTCCTCGACCAGGTCGGGGCCACATTGTTATTTCTGCAAAAAATCCTGCGCACGATGATGTTTAAGAAACTCAAAACGCACGAAATTTTTGAGCAGATTTGGAAGGTCACTGTCGACAGCTTCCCGACCACCGCAATGGCCGGTTTCTTTGTCGGCGCAATCATGACCGTGCAGTTTGCGATGCAGGTGAAAGAGTTTGGCGCCCTGGGGTATCTGGGGGCTTTGGCCACCAGTGCGACTTTCCGGGAAGTGGGCCCGCTTTTGATCGCCTTCATGCTCAGCGGGAAAGTCGGGGCGTTTACTTCTGCGGAACTGGGGACCATGAAAGTCACTGAACAGATTGATGCCGTTCGCTGCCTGGGCGCAGATCCGATTCAGGAAATCATCGTTCCGCGATTTGTGGGCATCATTGTTTCAAGCTTCTTCCTGCTAGCGGCGGGTTTGATGATGTCGGTTTTTGGCGGCATGCTGCTGGGTGAGCTTTTTGCCGGTGTGAATTATGAAGAATACCTGCGCCATGTTCCTCTGATTGTCAGTCCGGTATCTATTTTAAGCGGCCTTGTGAAATGCGGCACTTTTGCGGTGGTGCTGGCGACGATTTGCACCTATCAGGGCTATTCCACAACCGGCGGAGCCAAAGGTGTGGGCCGCGCGGTGGTGGCAACTGCCGTGACGACGATGATTTGTATTGTGGTGATGGACTGGATGACCAGCTTTATCGGGGACATTATCCTGACGATGGTGCGGGGGTTTAGACCATGA